Genomic window (Thermanaeromonas sp. C210):
CGGTGCGTCGGCTGCCACGCCTGCACCGTGGCGTGCCAGATAGAGAACGGGCTGGAGCTGCAGGAGAGATGGAACAAGGTATTTAAGGTGGGGCCGGAGGGGCACTTCCCCTACCTCACCTATTACAATTTCACCGCTGCCTGCATGCACTGTCAGGAAGCCCCCTGTGTTGAGGGGTGCCCGACGGGCGCCAGCAGAAGGGAAGACAACGGCATTGTGGTGGTCGATGAGACTCGATGTATAGGCTGCAAATTCTGCGTTCTCGTGTGCCCCTATGAGGCCAGGAGATTTGACCATAAGAGGGGCGTAGTGCGCAAGTGCACTCTGTGTATTGAACGGCTCAACAACGGGCAACTTCCCCGGTGCGTCGAAACCTGCCAGCTAAAGGCCAGGCATGTGGGGGATCTTGATGACCCCGAGGGTGAGGTGGTGCAGTTGATACGCAGGGAAAACGCCCAACCCCTTTTTCCTCACCTGGGTACGAAGCCTTCGGTCTATTATATAGTCCCGTAGGGGGTTCATAGGTCATGGAAAGGCGTCAAAGGATATGGGGTTCTTTGGCCGTCGGGTACTTCTTTTTGGCTTCCGTGGGCGCCGGTTGTCTGATAACAGGCTTAATCTTAGATTGGTGGTGGGCCTTCCCGGAGGATGGAAGGCCACCGGAATGGCTCGGCCTCTGCGGGCTGGTGCTGGCCGGAACGGGCGGGATGCTCTTGCTGGCCGAACTGGGCCAAAAAATGCGGTTTCCTATGGTTTTCCTGCGGCCGCGTTCGGTCATGTCCCTAGGCGCATGGGCCCTGGGAGCTTTTCTTCTGTTTTCCTTTGCCTATTTCCTCGCCGGCCTGGTGTTCCCCGGGTGGGGAGGGCTCCGGATGGTGGCCGGTGCAGGCGGATGCATCGCCGCCGTGGTCCTGGTGGTTTATCCCGGGTTGGAACTGGGAGAGGCTAGGGGCAGGCCCTTCTGGCAGCCGGCCGGGTTGGTCCCTCTATGGGTGGTGAGTTCTGCCGTAGGCGGCGTGGCCGTTGGCGGTCTGGTGGTTGCCGCCCTGGACGGCCCTTATGCTGCCTTGCTCTCCGCCCTCCAGGCATGGGGGTTATTCTTGAGCGTTTTGCAGTTGATCTTTGCGGCCGGCTACGTGCTGGGAATGCTGAGGAGCGGCGTTCGGGAGGCCAGGGAAAGTGCAGAAATGCTGGTCCGCGGCCCGCTGAAGGCATGGTTCTGGGGCGGCCTAATTTTCCTGGGACACGTTATCCCGTGGATCCTCCTCGTAACCCCCGCGGCCGGATGGGCGTGGGCCTTCTTCCTCGTGGGTGTGCTGGGGCTGCGCCATGTAGTGGTGGCGGCGGGTTTGTCCCTGGCTCTGCCGGGGAACCGGCATGAATACCCGGAGGAGGAAGAACTGGCTTCCTGGGCCGCTAGACTGGAAGAGGCCTGGGCGCGGCAGTCGCAGACCTTGAATTTATAGGGTGGTCGAAGTTCAGGGCCGGGGCAGGTTTCCGGGCGCGAGGACCAGGTGGTCTGTCGGGCTGCTTAGGAATATCCGGGGGCCGGCGCAGGCGGTTTTAGAGCGAGGTGAATTCGGAAGCCTTGGTCGCAAAAGGCATATCGGGGCTGATGGTAATAGAATTTGCTAAACCCGAAGAGACGGCCGAAGTTGAGGAACTGCTGGCGGGCGCGGGCATGGGTTTGTGGGGTTCCACAGAAGAATATGTGATCGTCAGGGAGTCCTCGCGCCTTTTGGGGTGTGCCAAATTGGTGCGAACCGCCCCTGACGCTTTCCATTTGGAAACCCTGGTCGTAGGACCCCAAGGAAGGGGGCGCGGCTTAGGAGGGAGGTTCATCGAAGAGCTTCTTAAGCGGCCTTGGGCCTACTGCCGTTCTCTAGCCTCTGCGGCTCCTCCGGTGGGAGACACCTACAGCATCACAGTGGTTTCCCGGGGAGGGGCGGCCGGCTTCTACCGCCGGTACGGCTTCCGGGATCATACCTTTAAGGCTTTGCCCAGTCCCTACCGGGAGCAGTGTGACGGCTGCGAGGAGTTTAACATCTGCAGGCCGATACCTCTAAGGTTCACGGGGAGGGTGCGCTGATTTGCGAATAGGTATAGTGGTCTTCACCAAAGTACCCGCCAGGGGACGTACTAAGACGCGGTTATGCATC
Coding sequences:
- a CDS encoding 4Fe-4S dicluster domain-containing protein, which translates into the protein MKLQWGMVIDLRRCVGCHACTVACQIENGLELQERWNKVFKVGPEGHFPYLTYYNFTAACMHCQEAPCVEGCPTGASRREDNGIVVVDETRCIGCKFCVLVCPYEARRFDHKRGVVRKCTLCIERLNNGQLPRCVETCQLKARHVGDLDDPEGEVVQLIRRENAQPLFPHLGTKPSVYYIVP
- the nrfD gene encoding NrfD/PsrC family molybdoenzyme membrane anchor subunit; amino-acid sequence: MERRQRIWGSLAVGYFFLASVGAGCLITGLILDWWWAFPEDGRPPEWLGLCGLVLAGTGGMLLLAELGQKMRFPMVFLRPRSVMSLGAWALGAFLLFSFAYFLAGLVFPGWGGLRMVAGAGGCIAAVVLVVYPGLELGEARGRPFWQPAGLVPLWVVSSAVGGVAVGGLVVAALDGPYAALLSALQAWGLFLSVLQLIFAAGYVLGMLRSGVREARESAEMLVRGPLKAWFWGGLIFLGHVIPWILLVTPAAGWAWAFFLVGVLGLRHVVVAAGLSLALPGNRHEYPEEEELASWAARLEEAWARQSQTLNL
- a CDS encoding GNAT family N-acetyltransferase, which translates into the protein MNSEALVAKGISGLMVIEFAKPEETAEVEELLAGAGMGLWGSTEEYVIVRESSRLLGCAKLVRTAPDAFHLETLVVGPQGRGRGLGGRFIEELLKRPWAYCRSLASAAPPVGDTYSITVVSRGGAAGFYRRYGFRDHTFKALPSPYREQCDGCEEFNICRPIPLRFTGRVR